A genome region from Solirubrobacter pauli includes the following:
- a CDS encoding VOC family protein has protein sequence MSHRTTYPPGVPCWVETSQPDPEAAAAYYGALMGWEVDAGIARLDGRRVAGIRQAPPGSPAAFWGTFVRVESLEVTLTVVGQEGGSVLVGPTDGVAVVADPTGVPFGLSDRHAAEVVSAPGSWAMSALHSPDPAAAEAFYALFGWEAEPLPGTPLTLFRLPGHEGGEPGQALPRDVVAVMTATEGGVPPHWAVNFRADDVDALAARATELGGALIMPPTDAPGFRNAVIADPQGGVIAVSQPV, from the coding sequence TTGAGTCATCGCACCACGTACCCGCCGGGCGTCCCGTGCTGGGTCGAGACATCGCAACCGGACCCGGAGGCGGCCGCCGCGTACTACGGCGCGCTGATGGGTTGGGAGGTGGACGCCGGCATCGCGCGCCTCGACGGGCGGCGGGTGGCCGGCATCCGCCAGGCGCCGCCCGGGTCGCCGGCCGCGTTCTGGGGCACGTTCGTGCGCGTCGAGTCGCTCGAGGTGACGCTGACCGTCGTCGGCCAGGAAGGCGGCAGCGTGCTCGTCGGCCCGACCGACGGCGTGGCCGTCGTCGCCGATCCCACCGGCGTGCCGTTCGGGCTCTCCGACCGGCACGCGGCCGAGGTCGTCAGCGCGCCCGGCAGCTGGGCGATGAGCGCGCTGCACTCGCCCGACCCGGCCGCGGCGGAGGCGTTCTACGCGCTGTTCGGCTGGGAGGCCGAGCCGCTGCCCGGAACGCCGCTGACGCTGTTCCGGCTTCCGGGCCACGAGGGCGGCGAGCCCGGACAGGCGCTCCCGCGTGACGTCGTCGCGGTCATGACGGCCACCGAGGGCGGCGTGCCGCCGCACTGGGCGGTCAACTTCCGCGCCGACGACGTGGACGCGCTCGCGGCCCGGGCCACCGAGCTCGGCGGCGCGCTGATCATGCCGCCGACCGACGCGCCCGGGTTCCGCAACGCCGTGATCGCCGACCCGCAGGGCGGCGTGATCGCGGTCAGCCAGCCGGTCTAG
- a CDS encoding cyclase family protein, producing the protein MRGNRVASAVAVAAFALGAGSAPAVAQDEPSDLWQAYTEVLSKSRYIDLTHTLTPFQPVWKGFGPSSFKPTVNPLTGQPYTFASDGFEATQYTLSTDQFGTQLDPPAHWAPEYPAIDELPATFAVRPLVVISIVPQVKKKGDYHLQVSDITAWEKEHGRIPEGSVVMVRSDWSKKWTTDPVKAKALAADPVFPGVSLKAIKFLHQKRHILFHGHEPLDTDTTPTLEGEAWLMHNGYTQAEGVNNLSAVPETGCLVNIGYPKFGGGVGGYARYIAICPPDTKGGAKISRADAPLKKRSKELHWDEARGMRVR; encoded by the coding sequence ATGAGAGGGAACCGGGTTGCCAGCGCTGTCGCCGTGGCGGCATTCGCCCTGGGCGCGGGGTCCGCGCCGGCCGTGGCGCAGGACGAGCCGTCCGACCTGTGGCAGGCCTACACCGAGGTCCTGAGCAAGTCGCGCTACATCGACCTCACCCACACGCTGACGCCGTTCCAGCCCGTGTGGAAGGGCTTCGGCCCATCGTCGTTCAAGCCCACCGTCAACCCGTTGACGGGCCAGCCGTACACCTTCGCCAGCGATGGCTTCGAGGCGACGCAGTACACGCTCTCCACCGACCAGTTCGGCACCCAGCTCGACCCGCCCGCGCACTGGGCGCCCGAGTACCCGGCGATCGACGAGCTGCCGGCCACGTTCGCGGTCCGCCCGCTGGTCGTCATCTCGATCGTGCCGCAGGTCAAGAAGAAGGGCGACTACCACCTGCAGGTGTCCGACATCACCGCCTGGGAGAAGGAGCACGGCCGCATCCCCGAGGGCTCGGTCGTGATGGTCCGCAGCGACTGGTCGAAGAAGTGGACGACCGACCCGGTCAAGGCCAAGGCGCTCGCCGCCGACCCGGTCTTCCCGGGCGTGTCCTTGAAGGCGATCAAGTTCCTGCACCAGAAGCGCCACATCCTCTTCCACGGCCACGAGCCGCTGGACACCGACACCACGCCCACGCTCGAGGGCGAGGCCTGGCTGATGCACAACGGCTACACCCAGGCCGAGGGCGTCAACAACCTCTCCGCCGTGCCCGAGACCGGCTGCCTCGTCAACATCGGTTACCCGAAGTTCGGCGGTGGCGTGGGCGGCTACGCCCGCTACATCGCGATCTGCCCGCCGGACACCAAGGGCGGCGCGAAGATCTCCCGCGCGGACGCACCGCTCAAGAAGCGGTCCAAGGAGCTGCACTGGGACGAGGCGCGCGGGATGCGCGTCCGCTAA
- a CDS encoding S1 family peptidase produces MSTIVVSTLALSATPALAQEKRSEVADMTAAISRDLGLSPEQVKLTAEQQARAIAIDERLQKELGDQIAGTYFDAKSGQLIVNLTDRSLLETVKGAGATPRLVQNNLKQLGLALNALGGPDTSPEKREVIKSQSQFAALSIDPISNTVKITATKEQAGAAREAIAKYGDLVSVETIDELPEPTVNFLDGGDGYNGNNCSAGFNLRNPSTGAKFLLTAGHCLSKGDWVTGQGGVFFGTTLESWFPSYDDALVRNQNTGYWIQGPWFDSNPSNGAFHSFSGMTDSPVGTIVCKAGIKTKFTCGFITAKNEDVTYSTGETIFDMTRHSACVEPGDSGGSVLSYIGGRFRAEGVTSGARLRRDGDGIRRCLSKFGEQNVSWAFPVVDSMAYYGPKYGATLW; encoded by the coding sequence ATGTCCACGATCGTCGTCTCGACCCTCGCGCTGAGCGCCACCCCGGCGCTGGCGCAGGAGAAGCGGTCCGAGGTCGCCGACATGACGGCGGCCATCTCGCGGGACCTCGGCCTCTCACCGGAGCAGGTCAAGCTCACCGCCGAGCAGCAGGCCCGCGCGATCGCGATCGACGAGCGGCTGCAGAAGGAGCTCGGCGACCAGATCGCGGGCACGTACTTCGACGCCAAGAGCGGCCAACTGATCGTCAACCTCACCGACCGCAGCCTGCTCGAGACGGTCAAGGGCGCCGGCGCGACGCCCCGGCTCGTGCAGAACAACCTCAAGCAGCTCGGCCTGGCGCTGAACGCGCTGGGTGGGCCGGACACGTCCCCCGAGAAGCGTGAGGTCATCAAGTCCCAGAGCCAGTTCGCGGCGCTGTCGATCGACCCGATCAGCAACACCGTGAAGATCACCGCGACCAAGGAGCAGGCCGGCGCCGCGCGCGAGGCGATCGCCAAGTACGGCGACCTCGTGTCCGTCGAGACGATCGACGAGCTGCCCGAGCCGACCGTGAACTTCCTCGACGGCGGCGACGGCTACAACGGCAACAACTGCTCGGCCGGCTTCAACCTCCGCAACCCGTCCACTGGAGCCAAGTTCCTGCTGACCGCCGGCCACTGCCTGAGCAAGGGCGACTGGGTCACGGGCCAGGGCGGCGTCTTCTTCGGCACCACGCTCGAGAGCTGGTTCCCGAGCTATGACGACGCGCTCGTCCGCAACCAGAACACCGGCTACTGGATCCAGGGCCCGTGGTTCGACTCCAACCCGTCCAACGGCGCCTTCCACAGCTTCTCGGGCATGACCGACTCGCCCGTCGGCACGATCGTCTGCAAGGCCGGCATCAAGACCAAGTTCACCTGCGGCTTCATCACCGCCAAGAACGAGGACGTCACCTACAGCACCGGTGAGACGATCTTCGACATGACGCGTCACAGCGCGTGCGTCGAGCCCGGCGACTCCGGCGGGTCGGTCCTCTCCTACATCGGCGGCAGGTTCCGCGCCGAGGGCGTGACCAGCGGCGCCCGCCTGCGCCGCGACGGCGACGGCATCCGCCGCTGCCTCTCCAAGTTCGGCGAGCAGAACGTCTCCTGGGCCTTCCCGGTCGTCGACTCGATGGCCTACTACGGCCCGAAGTACGGCGCGACGCTCTGGTAG
- a CDS encoding molybdopterin-dependent oxidoreductase, translating to MKTTCPYCGVGCGLVADVRDGRLVSVRGDTEHPVNRGATCRKPTRLPEAVHAPDRATTPLRRASLDDRWRPASWRSVVNDLAKRLQGVRPDEIAFYISGQLLTEDYYAVNKLAKGFLGTNNLDSNSRLCMSSAVAGYTGALGSDGPPPSYADVEEAEVLFLLGSNAASCHPIVWNRIRSQGAFLIVADPRRTPTAEHAGLHLPVRPGTDLPLLNAMLHVLERDGLLDRRFLDRHTRGADDALTVAADWSPSRAAEVCGVPAEDIVEAARRFGSSKRAMALWSMGANQSTVGTLKNRALINLCLATGNIARPGAGPLSLTGQPNAMGGRETGGLSTLLPGYRSVSNAEDRAWMGRFWDSPGIAPEPGIAATELVEALEEDRIKVLWVVATNPVVSQPDAGRFTAALRRAELVVCQDAYFPTETGALAHMILPAAQWPEKDGTMTNSERRVSLVRRALDPPGEALPDWEIFTRVGRALGHPTAFPWRTAAAVHAEYVQTTEGRVCDQTGISHSRLRREGPIQWPCPSPDHPGTERLYASRRFPTPDGRARLAPTPHTEPADAVTPDFPLVLTTGRVAQQWHTMTRTGKSKALLDAEPHPFVEVHPADAEGLPEKVRVRSRRGSAVLRLRVSENVPRGVVFAPFHWGALHLAAGEGALNNVTSRAIDPVSKQPELKACAVRLEPVAAEVLPARGGRHVVIVGAGMAGNAVAETVLAHEPGRRVTLIGREDDAPYNRVLLSQALAGDIDDARLALHQADGTTLRLGAGVRGIDLRARTVELADGGVVAYDDLVLATGSAPWLPPIPGLDRPGVFAFRSLADMRAIREAAGSARRAVVVGGGLLGLEAARGLREQGVDVTVVHLADRLMELQLDPLAARLLERRIRALGIDVLCGRRTEAVVDGRATARAARADDAATVPAAGAAPAHLVTLDDGTALPADLVVFATGIRPEVSLARDAGLEVGRGVLVDDNLRTSAPGVWAVGECAEHRGVVYGLWAPVLEQARAAGAAIAGRPNAFHGAVPATTLKVAGIDLFCAGAAAEPDPLAEEVIALDSRRERYRKLVLRDGALAGATLLGDVADARALRGLIASGEAVPEALLESGPPTGDAPADHLVCSCQTVSRSEIVAAIRDRKLTTVAAVSEHTGAATGCGGCRPDVEALLKA from the coding sequence GTGAAGACGACGTGCCCGTACTGCGGGGTCGGCTGCGGCCTGGTGGCCGACGTCCGCGACGGGCGGCTCGTCTCCGTGCGCGGGGACACCGAGCACCCGGTCAACCGCGGCGCGACCTGCCGCAAGCCGACCCGGCTGCCCGAGGCCGTGCACGCGCCCGACCGCGCGACGACGCCGCTGCGGCGCGCGTCGCTCGACGACCGCTGGCGGCCGGCCTCGTGGCGCTCGGTGGTCAACGACCTCGCGAAGCGCCTGCAGGGCGTGCGTCCCGACGAGATCGCGTTCTACATCTCCGGCCAGCTGCTGACCGAGGACTACTACGCGGTCAACAAGCTCGCCAAGGGCTTCCTGGGCACGAACAACCTCGACTCGAACTCGCGTCTGTGCATGTCCAGCGCGGTCGCCGGCTACACGGGCGCGTTGGGCTCGGACGGGCCGCCACCGTCGTACGCGGACGTCGAGGAGGCCGAGGTGCTGTTCCTGCTCGGCTCCAACGCGGCGTCCTGCCATCCGATCGTCTGGAACCGGATCCGCAGCCAGGGCGCGTTCCTGATCGTCGCCGATCCGCGCCGCACGCCGACCGCCGAGCACGCCGGGCTGCACCTCCCGGTCCGCCCGGGCACGGACCTGCCGCTGCTCAACGCGATGCTGCACGTGCTCGAGCGCGACGGGCTGCTCGACCGGCGCTTCCTCGACCGCCACACGCGCGGCGCCGACGACGCGCTGACCGTCGCCGCCGACTGGTCCCCGTCGCGCGCGGCCGAGGTGTGCGGCGTGCCCGCCGAGGACATCGTCGAGGCCGCGCGGCGGTTCGGCTCCTCCAAGCGGGCGATGGCGCTGTGGTCGATGGGCGCGAACCAGTCGACCGTCGGCACGCTCAAGAACCGCGCGCTGATCAACCTCTGCCTGGCGACCGGGAACATCGCACGGCCCGGCGCCGGCCCGCTGTCGCTGACCGGCCAGCCGAACGCGATGGGCGGGCGTGAGACGGGCGGGCTGTCCACGCTGCTGCCGGGGTACCGGAGCGTGAGCAACGCCGAGGACCGCGCGTGGATGGGGCGCTTCTGGGACTCCCCCGGGATCGCGCCCGAGCCGGGGATCGCGGCCACCGAGCTGGTCGAGGCGCTCGAGGAGGACCGGATCAAGGTCCTGTGGGTCGTCGCCACCAACCCGGTCGTCTCCCAGCCGGACGCCGGGCGCTTCACGGCGGCGCTCCGGCGCGCCGAGCTCGTGGTCTGCCAGGACGCGTACTTCCCGACCGAGACGGGCGCGCTCGCGCACATGATCCTGCCCGCCGCGCAGTGGCCGGAGAAGGACGGGACGATGACCAACTCCGAGCGCCGCGTGTCGCTCGTGCGGCGTGCGCTCGACCCGCCCGGCGAAGCGCTGCCGGACTGGGAGATCTTCACCCGCGTCGGGCGCGCGCTCGGCCACCCGACCGCGTTCCCGTGGCGCACCGCCGCGGCCGTGCACGCCGAGTACGTGCAGACGACCGAGGGCCGCGTGTGCGACCAGACCGGCATCTCGCACAGCCGCCTGCGCCGCGAGGGGCCGATCCAGTGGCCGTGCCCGTCCCCGGACCATCCGGGGACCGAGCGGCTGTACGCGTCCCGCCGCTTCCCGACCCCCGATGGCCGCGCGCGGCTCGCCCCCACGCCCCACACCGAGCCCGCCGATGCGGTGACGCCCGACTTCCCGCTGGTGCTGACCACGGGCCGCGTCGCGCAGCAGTGGCACACGATGACCCGCACGGGCAAGTCCAAGGCGCTGCTCGACGCCGAGCCGCACCCGTTCGTCGAAGTCCACCCGGCCGACGCGGAGGGCCTGCCGGAGAAGGTGCGCGTGCGCTCCCGCCGCGGGTCGGCGGTGCTGCGGCTGCGGGTGAGCGAGAACGTGCCGCGCGGGGTCGTGTTCGCGCCGTTCCACTGGGGCGCGCTTCATCTCGCCGCCGGCGAGGGCGCGCTCAACAACGTGACCTCGCGGGCGATCGACCCCGTGTCCAAGCAGCCGGAGCTGAAGGCGTGCGCGGTACGGCTGGAGCCGGTCGCGGCCGAGGTGCTGCCGGCGCGCGGCGGGCGCCACGTGGTGATCGTCGGGGCGGGGATGGCCGGCAACGCGGTCGCGGAGACCGTGCTCGCGCACGAGCCGGGCCGGCGCGTGACGCTGATCGGCCGCGAGGACGACGCGCCCTACAACCGCGTGCTGCTCTCGCAGGCGCTGGCCGGCGACATCGACGACGCGCGCCTGGCGCTGCACCAGGCCGACGGCACGACGTTGCGCCTGGGCGCGGGCGTGCGCGGGATCGACCTGCGCGCCCGTACCGTCGAGCTCGCCGACGGCGGCGTCGTCGCGTACGACGACCTCGTCCTCGCCACGGGCTCCGCGCCATGGCTGCCGCCGATCCCCGGTCTCGACCGCCCCGGCGTGTTCGCGTTCCGGTCGCTCGCCGACATGCGCGCGATCCGCGAGGCGGCCGGCAGTGCTCGCCGCGCCGTGGTCGTGGGCGGCGGCCTGCTCGGCCTGGAGGCCGCGCGGGGGCTGCGCGAGCAGGGCGTCGACGTGACCGTCGTGCACCTCGCGGACCGCCTGATGGAGCTCCAGCTCGACCCGCTCGCGGCGCGGCTGCTCGAACGCCGGATCCGCGCGCTCGGCATCGACGTCCTCTGCGGCCGGCGCACCGAGGCCGTCGTCGACGGGCGCGCCACCGCCCGCGCGGCGCGCGCCGACGACGCAGCGACCGTCCCGGCCGCCGGTGCCGCTCCGGCCCACCTGGTGACGCTCGACGACGGCACGGCGCTGCCCGCCGACCTGGTCGTGTTCGCCACCGGCATCCGGCCGGAGGTGTCGCTCGCGCGCGACGCCGGCCTGGAGGTCGGGCGCGGCGTGCTGGTCGACGACAACCTGCGCACGAGCGCGCCGGGCGTGTGGGCGGTCGGCGAGTGCGCCGAGCACCGCGGCGTCGTCTACGGGCTGTGGGCACCGGTGCTCGAGCAGGCCCGCGCGGCCGGCGCCGCGATCGCCGGCCGACCCAACGCGTTCCACGGCGCGGTGCCCGCGACGACGCTGAAGGTGGCCGGCATCGACCTCTTCTGCGCGGGCGCCGCCGCCGAGCCGGACCCGCTCGCGGAGGAGGTCATCGCGCTCGACTCACGGCGCGAGCGATACCGCAAGCTGGTGTTGCGCGACGGTGCGCTGGCGGGCGCGACGCTGCTCGGCGACGTCGCCGACGCGCGGGCGCTGCGCGGCCTGATCGCGAGCGGCGAGGCGGTGCCCGAGGCGCTGCTGGAGTCGGGCCCGCCGACCGGCGACGCGCCCGCCGACCACCTCGTCTGCTCCTGCCAGACCGTGTCCCGCAGCGAGATCGTGGCGGCCATACGCGACCGGAAGCTGACCACGGTCGCGGCGGTGTCCGAGCACACCGGCGCAGCCACGGGCTGCGGCGGTTGCCGCCCCGACGTGGAGGCGCTCCTCAAGGCGTAG
- a CDS encoding radical SAM protein, with product MAMEAPPLPEHLQVEVSGACNLRCRMCLVRYAPSVGRREGALAYEDFLALVESVPTLRRLTLQGLGEPLLSPHLLDMIRFAAARDVHVGFNTNGVLLRSGVARALVAAGTGHVHVSLDGATAATYEDVRHGTGLERRPGQFERVVDNLRGLIAARGAQRRPRTVLVFVAMRRNVRELVALVELAADIGVDEVWVQNLSHVFSDTDPAGAYEAIRRYAEDEALFADEATAEHAREVFTAAAARARALGLKLRLPLLEEPAGGGCSWPWEGAYVTHRGHVQPCCMVMGSDRATLGDLGSAAFPEIWHNDRYRRFRRALAGSEPPDVCAGCSEYRGVF from the coding sequence ATGGCGATGGAGGCGCCGCCCCTCCCTGAGCATCTCCAAGTCGAGGTCAGCGGCGCGTGCAACCTGCGCTGCCGGATGTGCCTCGTCCGTTACGCGCCCTCGGTCGGCAGACGCGAGGGCGCGCTGGCGTACGAGGACTTCCTCGCGCTGGTCGAGTCGGTGCCGACGCTGCGCCGGCTCACGCTGCAGGGGCTGGGCGAGCCGCTGCTCTCGCCGCACCTGCTCGACATGATCCGCTTCGCGGCGGCGCGTGACGTGCACGTCGGCTTCAACACCAACGGCGTGCTGCTGCGCAGCGGCGTGGCGCGGGCGCTGGTCGCCGCCGGCACCGGGCACGTCCACGTGTCCCTCGACGGCGCGACCGCCGCCACCTACGAGGACGTGCGGCACGGCACCGGGCTGGAGCGGCGGCCGGGGCAGTTCGAGCGCGTCGTCGACAACCTGCGCGGGCTGATCGCGGCGCGCGGGGCGCAGCGCCGGCCGCGGACGGTGCTCGTGTTCGTCGCCATGCGCCGCAACGTGCGCGAGCTGGTGGCGCTGGTCGAGCTGGCCGCCGACATCGGCGTCGACGAGGTGTGGGTGCAGAACCTCTCGCACGTGTTCTCGGACACCGACCCGGCGGGCGCCTACGAGGCGATCCGCCGCTACGCCGAGGACGAGGCGCTGTTCGCCGACGAGGCGACGGCGGAGCACGCCCGCGAGGTGTTCACCGCGGCCGCGGCGCGGGCGCGTGCGCTCGGCCTCAAGCTCCGCCTGCCGCTGCTGGAGGAGCCGGCGGGCGGCGGCTGCTCCTGGCCGTGGGAGGGCGCGTACGTCACCCACCGCGGCCACGTCCAGCCGTGCTGCATGGTCATGGGCTCCGACCGCGCGACGCTCGGCGACCTCGGCTCCGCGGCCTTCCCGGAGATCTGGCACAACGACCGCTACCGGCGCTTCCGCCGTGCGCTCGCGGGCTCCGAGCCGCCGGACGTGTGCGCCGGCTGCTCGGAGTACCGCGGCGTCTTCTAG